From Cytophagales bacterium, the proteins below share one genomic window:
- a CDS encoding PKD domain-containing protein — protein sequence MKTITLTKRLLMLTLVIGILGVTSCSDDEPSVDAPNAAFTSAADGLTVTFTDGSVGADTYSWDFGDGNSSTDASPTHTYAEGGTYTVALTVTNAGGSDTESEDITVEAPFASNLVGTWRVATEEAALAVGPSPGSADWWFLPAGDLEARACYLDDDYVFGADGTFSVNQGDQTWVEAWQEGVDADGCGAGVAPFDGSGSYTFSATSSEITVTGEGAFIGLAKVTNAGELATENVRNDVPLPASVTYNIAEFAADGNSMTLQIDANGVHWQYRLVKTN from the coding sequence ATGAAAACAATAACATTGACGAAAAGATTATTAATGTTGACACTAGTAATAGGAATCCTGGGCGTAACCAGTTGTTCTGATGACGAGCCTAGTGTTGATGCACCAAATGCAGCGTTTACTTCTGCAGCTGACGGACTAACCGTAACATTCACCGATGGTTCTGTTGGAGCTGACACTTATAGCTGGGATTTTGGTGATGGTAACAGTTCTACTGATGCCTCTCCTACCCATACATACGCAGAAGGCGGTACTTACACAGTAGCATTGACTGTTACTAACGCTGGCGGATCTGATACTGAATCAGAAGACATCACTGTTGAAGCTCCTTTCGCAAGTAACCTTGTTGGAACGTGGAGAGTAGCTACTGAAGAGGCAGCACTAGCTGTTGGTCCTTCTCCAGGAAGCGCTGACTGGTGGTTCCTTCCAGCTGGAGACTTAGAAGCCCGAGCTTGTTATCTTGATGATGACTATGTATTCGGAGCTGACGGAACTTTCAGCGTGAATCAAGGAGATCAGACTTGGGTAGAAGCATGGCAAGAAGGTGTTGATGCTGATGGTTGTGGTGCAGGTGTTGCTCCATTCGATGGCAGCGGATCTTACACATTCTCTGCAACGTCTTCAGAAATAACAGTAACTGGTGAAGGAGCCTTCATCGGACTGGCAAAAGTGACCAACGCAGGTGAACTTGCTACTGAAAACGTACGTAATGATGTGCCTCTTCCTGCATCAGTAACCTACAACATCGCTGAATTCGCAGCTGATGGGAACTCTATGACCCTTCAAATCGATGCGAATGGTGTACACTGGCAATACAGATTAGTAAAAACTAACTAA
- a CDS encoding triple tyrosine motif-containing protein, with the protein MNPLKGQFLGLPSIEIYSFKDYSAGGQNYQIRQSEEGLIYIANNFGLLSFDGTYWHTDSIDGGTKVRSVYPHTSGKVYVGAQNEFGYFAPGANGFLSYNSLTDLIPEDHRSFEDVWKICDTEYGISFTTTGGTYFFKDEQITFIESSIEPGFALEYKGELLTKHKFSDVHLWKDGKWTVRPRQPKMTGGLVSIVDLGNDRELWVSRQGIQMLDGDQEKPFLNADLVKRLEDADISKAIRLLNGSIAIATIAKGLFIIDSETGALDLHMDENNGLVGHTVYDVIEDRNGSLWLSMTNNIVRISWSYPFSFINSNLNVPGTGYTAQMSNDKLYLGTNTGLYVGDMPFPTFERVEGIEGQINTIQKVDGQIIVSAHEGVFLVENGRIEPIEKSEGWWSVIPTKNPEYFIAGTYEGLGLLSRKNGEWQVVKRYEGFGESSRVLAFDQSGDLWMAHGYRGVYRFRMSKSYDQIKEVSYFGPESGLPSQYLNNVFSLSEGLVFTGETGVYQFDKATEMFERHTFLDTLIGHGEHTRIIKPVSNDQTFVITRDFSAVMKSSQWTGISMDKNPFIGVHHLLNDDLIQVSVIDENNILFSANEGFLHYNNNYGLLNKEINVLIRSVYSIHADSVLYGGYGGFDHTGEVSFPYHQNSVAFTYSSIDYQFHNCEYRYRLVGYKDEQWSSWSGATFKEFTNLYEGDYEFQVEAKDALGNVSPMTSYAFEVDPPWFRTTIAYSIMVLSIVMTIFFSANWYRQRHKRIQKRLIAEQKQELDLRDKELIQLRNEKLRAEVNTKRKELATSTMHLIDKNEFMNQIKQHLLEIKKSLDGDAVIMKNLNRLVKDIDKNIDQDRAWKQFEINFDEVHGDFLKTIQSDYPVLSPQDLKLCAYLRMNMTTKEIANLLKISVRGVEIARYRLRKKLALNHDKNLVDFMIKYGTEQAMVSAN; encoded by the coding sequence ATGAATCCCTTGAAAGGTCAATTCCTGGGTTTGCCTTCGATCGAGATTTACAGCTTTAAAGACTATTCCGCTGGTGGTCAAAATTATCAGATCCGTCAATCAGAGGAAGGATTGATCTACATCGCCAATAATTTTGGATTGCTAAGTTTCGATGGTACGTATTGGCATACGGATAGCATAGATGGGGGAACCAAAGTGAGATCCGTATATCCTCATACCAGCGGGAAGGTCTATGTAGGTGCTCAAAATGAATTTGGATATTTCGCTCCGGGAGCTAATGGTTTCCTGAGTTATAATTCGTTGACAGACCTCATTCCGGAAGATCATCGAAGTTTTGAGGATGTTTGGAAAATTTGTGATACCGAATATGGGATCAGCTTTACCACGACGGGTGGGACGTATTTTTTTAAAGATGAGCAGATCACGTTCATAGAATCTTCCATTGAACCTGGGTTTGCACTGGAGTACAAAGGAGAATTGCTCACAAAACATAAATTCTCAGACGTGCATTTGTGGAAGGATGGAAAGTGGACCGTAAGGCCTCGTCAGCCCAAAATGACCGGAGGACTAGTTTCGATTGTCGATCTGGGGAATGATCGCGAGTTATGGGTTTCAAGGCAAGGGATCCAAATGCTTGATGGGGATCAGGAAAAGCCATTTTTGAATGCTGATTTGGTTAAACGACTGGAAGATGCAGATATTTCGAAGGCCATAAGATTGCTCAATGGAAGCATTGCCATTGCCACTATTGCAAAAGGTCTGTTCATTATTGATAGTGAAACGGGAGCATTGGACCTGCATATGGACGAAAACAATGGCCTGGTAGGGCACACGGTGTACGATGTAATTGAAGATCGCAATGGATCACTTTGGTTAAGCATGACCAATAACATTGTAAGAATTTCATGGTCATACCCGTTCAGTTTTATCAATAGTAACCTCAATGTGCCAGGAACAGGCTACACGGCTCAAATGTCCAATGACAAACTTTATCTGGGGACAAATACGGGTTTGTATGTTGGCGATATGCCATTTCCGACTTTTGAGAGAGTAGAAGGGATCGAAGGCCAGATCAATACCATCCAGAAAGTTGATGGTCAGATCATTGTTTCAGCGCATGAAGGCGTGTTTTTAGTGGAAAATGGGCGCATCGAACCCATCGAAAAATCAGAAGGTTGGTGGTCCGTGATTCCTACGAAAAATCCTGAATATTTCATTGCGGGGACTTATGAAGGATTGGGGCTCTTATCCCGAAAGAATGGTGAATGGCAAGTGGTTAAACGTTATGAAGGTTTTGGTGAGTCTTCACGCGTCTTGGCATTTGATCAGTCTGGCGACCTCTGGATGGCTCATGGATACAGAGGTGTATACCGCTTTCGTATGAGCAAAAGCTATGATCAAATCAAGGAAGTTAGTTATTTCGGTCCGGAATCCGGATTGCCGTCACAATACCTGAACAATGTTTTTTCCCTTTCTGAAGGTCTGGTTTTTACAGGTGAGACAGGGGTTTACCAATTTGACAAAGCCACGGAAATGTTTGAACGACATACATTTTTGGATACCCTGATTGGTCATGGAGAACATACACGAATCATAAAGCCAGTTTCGAATGATCAAACCTTTGTGATCACCAGAGATTTTTCAGCTGTGATGAAATCCAGTCAATGGACGGGGATCAGTATGGACAAGAACCCCTTTATTGGTGTACATCATTTATTAAACGATGACCTGATTCAGGTTTCAGTTATCGATGAAAATAATATCTTGTTTTCTGCTAATGAAGGATTCTTACATTACAATAATAATTATGGCTTGTTGAATAAGGAGATCAATGTGTTGATTAGGTCTGTTTATTCCATACATGCGGATAGTGTGCTCTATGGAGGTTATGGAGGTTTTGATCACACGGGAGAAGTTTCATTTCCCTATCATCAAAACTCTGTTGCTTTTACTTATTCTTCGATCGATTATCAATTTCATAACTGTGAATACCGATATCGACTTGTTGGTTACAAAGACGAACAATGGTCTTCCTGGTCGGGTGCTACATTCAAGGAATTCACCAATCTATACGAAGGAGATTACGAGTTTCAGGTAGAGGCCAAGGATGCACTGGGCAATGTTTCTCCAATGACATCTTATGCATTCGAAGTGGATCCTCCCTGGTTCAGAACGACCATCGCTTATAGCATTATGGTCTTATCCATCGTTATGACGATTTTCTTCAGTGCCAACTGGTATCGTCAAAGACATAAACGTATCCAAAAACGACTCATCGCAGAGCAAAAGCAAGAATTGGATTTGAGGGACAAAGAACTCATTCAATTACGCAATGAGAAATTAAGAGCAGAGGTCAATACTAAGCGAAAAGAATTAGCTACCTCGACCATGCATCTGATCGATAAAAATGAATTCATGAATCAGATCAAACAGCACTTGTTGGAGATCAAAAAATCCCTCGATGGCGATGCTGTGATCATGAAAAACCTTAATCGTTTGGTCAAGGACATTGATAAAAACATTGATCAGGACCGGGCATGGAAACAGTTTGAGATCAATTTTGATGAAGTACATGGTGATTTTCTGAAGACCATTCAGTCAGATTATCCAGTTTTGTCACCACAAGACTTGAAACTTTGTGCTTATCTGCGAATGAATATGACCACTAAGGAAATTGCCAATCTCCTGAAGATATCTGTTCGTGGAGTGGAAATTGCACGTTACCGATTGAGAAAGAAACTGGCCTTGAACCACGATAAAAACCTTGTGGATTTCATGATCAAATACGGAACAGAACAAGCAATGGTAAGTGCTAATTGA
- a CDS encoding Gfo/Idh/MocA family oxidoreductase: MEKVRVLVVGCGNMGTSHARAYHQLPDFEIVGLVSRNPASREKLSKELGGLSTYDNFSHALQETKPDAVSINTYPDTHAAYAKAALNAGAHVFLEKPLATTAKEAHELIDLAHSSGRQLVIGYILRVHPAWKEFVVSARNLGKPLVMRMNLNQQSSGPQWETHKQLMQSMSPIVDCGVHYVDIMCSMTQSKPVSVFANGTRLSDEIAPDMYNYGQLQVKFEDGSIGWYEAGWGPMMSETAFFIKDVIGPRGSVSISDQPKGASDDISGHTQTGGLKIHHGLLNDSGEFIKQDEWIGIKDEPDHDELCLLEQELFSKAIREQIDLSEHHQAAVDSLKIVLAADESVRTGQVISLS, translated from the coding sequence ATGGAAAAAGTCAGGGTACTGGTAGTTGGATGTGGCAATATGGGCACTTCACATGCACGGGCTTATCACCAATTGCCTGATTTTGAAATAGTAGGACTCGTCAGCAGAAATCCTGCATCCAGAGAAAAATTATCTAAAGAACTAGGTGGATTGTCTACCTATGATAATTTTTCACATGCACTGCAAGAAACAAAACCAGATGCGGTATCAATCAATACCTACCCGGACACACATGCCGCTTACGCAAAAGCAGCATTGAATGCTGGTGCACACGTATTTCTGGAAAAACCGCTCGCTACTACCGCGAAGGAAGCCCATGAACTGATTGACCTTGCTCATTCTTCCGGAAGGCAGCTTGTGATTGGCTATATACTACGCGTACATCCGGCATGGAAGGAATTTGTAGTCAGCGCCAGGAATTTAGGAAAACCACTGGTGATGCGTATGAATCTCAATCAACAGAGCTCCGGTCCACAATGGGAAACGCATAAACAGCTCATGCAATCTATGTCTCCGATTGTGGATTGCGGTGTTCACTATGTGGACATCATGTGTTCAATGACTCAATCCAAACCTGTATCCGTTTTTGCCAATGGAACTAGGTTGAGTGATGAAATTGCGCCAGACATGTACAACTATGGTCAACTTCAGGTAAAATTCGAGGATGGGTCGATTGGCTGGTATGAAGCTGGTTGGGGCCCTATGATGAGCGAAACTGCTTTTTTTATTAAGGATGTGATCGGACCTAGGGGAAGTGTCTCTATCTCTGATCAGCCTAAAGGGGCATCTGATGATATCTCGGGACATACCCAAACCGGGGGCTTAAAAATCCATCATGGATTGCTCAATGATTCCGGAGAATTTATAAAACAGGATGAGTGGATAGGTATCAAAGATGAGCCAGACCATGATGAGTTATGCTTATTAGAGCAGGAACTCTTTTCTAAGGCGATAAGAGAACAAATAGACCTATCAGAACATCATCAGGCGGCAGTAGATAGTTTGAAAATTGTTTTGGCAGCTGATGAATCTGTTCGTACCGGGCAAGTCATTTCATTATCGTGA
- a CDS encoding SUMF1/EgtB/PvdO family nonheme iron enzyme, producing the protein MKNIICMLLFVLMMGTSIAENRPEEIPSKLTELKSLSWYQQTGERWMDFLARNPEDKNGWLEYYKAASFGKATQGQLEKIQSEIETLFPESRESNYVKFRSNGWNANGVNYLKEAIRQDQGAKSFLAEEIMLAEVLLDADQRTQLSKMVYDAKVIYPSLLNYSYNVLMSTGEEGILVVEGEHSTIPLWVLQDVMGVRTDVKVLNLDLTEHREFLSAWMQENQLQGLNASGNIEKSVLLRELPLANPNKDFYYALTLSNKDLIPVEERLYVVGLASMHTENEFDNYQVLQQNVEQKFLMDYLTVNFNGEPKTSTGRVYETNYIVPFLLLKEYYDEIGDQANAEKWREQILEVAERSDLKDRVQKLMDQGRSKAEPAVFKVVEIPTKVFDKRMKQVKGNLYAADSEVSNKDYWFFLDYLYRNEYKEIYEKSVVDKSKYDPLTASFLDNYHYSPVNSEAQKSKVEKTYMKRYNDYPAMDMSHEAAKAYCEWLTFQYNNQPSRKYKKVKFRLPTRQEWTIAALGYKAFQSWELSENQVIVHSRQGKKKITNTYDLSQYQVDYPWAMARFDQRNSITNEHKCYLANIKAPDEISCPAGIKGDGFTLTSPIMTYFANNMGLYDVVGNVAEMTNLNGIAMGGSWNHPAEESTITSINRYEGSDISVGIRLFMDVIEE; encoded by the coding sequence ATGAAAAATATAATTTGTATGCTGTTATTTGTTCTGATGATGGGTACATCAATTGCTGAAAACCGGCCAGAAGAAATACCAAGCAAGTTGACTGAGCTTAAAAGTCTCAGTTGGTACCAACAAACTGGCGAAAGATGGATGGATTTTCTCGCCCGAAACCCAGAGGACAAAAACGGATGGTTAGAATATTACAAGGCAGCTTCATTTGGGAAAGCTACTCAGGGGCAATTAGAAAAGATACAGTCAGAGATTGAGACTTTATTTCCTGAATCACGGGAATCCAATTATGTGAAGTTTCGATCCAATGGATGGAATGCCAATGGCGTGAATTATTTGAAAGAAGCCATCAGACAAGATCAAGGCGCGAAATCGTTTCTGGCTGAAGAGATCATGCTGGCAGAGGTACTGCTTGATGCGGATCAGAGAACACAATTGTCTAAAATGGTCTATGATGCTAAAGTCATCTATCCCAGCTTGCTCAATTACTCTTATAACGTACTCATGTCTACAGGAGAAGAAGGTATCCTGGTGGTAGAAGGCGAGCATAGTACGATCCCCTTGTGGGTATTGCAAGATGTGATGGGCGTTCGAACGGATGTCAAAGTGTTGAATTTGGACCTTACTGAACATCGTGAGTTCCTTAGCGCCTGGATGCAGGAGAATCAATTGCAAGGATTGAATGCGTCTGGGAATATCGAGAAATCAGTATTGCTTAGAGAATTGCCATTGGCCAATCCGAACAAAGACTTTTATTATGCACTGACGCTTTCAAATAAAGATTTGATCCCAGTGGAAGAGCGGTTATATGTAGTTGGGTTAGCTTCCATGCATACCGAAAATGAATTCGACAATTATCAGGTTTTACAACAAAATGTAGAGCAGAAATTCCTGATGGATTACCTAACGGTAAATTTTAATGGAGAGCCTAAAACTTCTACAGGACGCGTATACGAGACCAATTACATTGTACCCTTTCTACTCCTAAAAGAGTATTACGATGAGATTGGTGATCAGGCCAATGCGGAAAAGTGGAGAGAGCAGATCCTGGAAGTGGCCGAACGTTCAGACCTTAAAGATCGGGTTCAGAAATTGATGGATCAGGGACGATCAAAAGCCGAACCTGCTGTTTTTAAAGTGGTGGAAATCCCTACGAAGGTCTTTGACAAACGAATGAAGCAAGTCAAAGGGAACCTATATGCTGCTGATAGCGAAGTATCTAATAAAGACTACTGGTTTTTCCTGGATTACCTGTATCGAAATGAATACAAAGAGATTTATGAAAAATCGGTCGTAGATAAGTCTAAGTACGATCCGTTGACGGCTTCCTTTTTAGACAACTATCACTACAGTCCAGTCAACTCCGAAGCCCAGAAGTCAAAAGTCGAAAAGACTTACATGAAGCGCTACAATGACTATCCTGCAATGGACATGAGTCATGAGGCTGCCAAAGCTTATTGTGAGTGGTTGACCTTTCAGTACAACAATCAACCTTCGAGGAAGTATAAGAAAGTAAAGTTCAGATTGCCTACAAGACAAGAGTGGACCATTGCAGCATTGGGTTACAAAGCCTTTCAAAGTTGGGAGTTATCTGAAAATCAGGTTATTGTTCACAGTCGTCAGGGAAAGAAGAAGATAACGAATACCTATGATTTAAGTCAATATCAGGTGGATTACCCGTGGGCTATGGCTCGCTTTGATCAAAGAAATAGCATTACGAATGAGCACAAATGCTACCTGGCGAATATCAAAGCACCGGATGAAATTTCGTGTCCCGCTGGTATCAAAGGAGACGGATTTACATTGACGTCACCGATTATGACCTATTTCGCCAACAACATGGGGCTATATGATGTCGTAGGAAATGTAGCAGAAATGACCAATTTGAATGGAATTGCGATGGGAGGGAGCTGGAACCACCCTGCGGAAGAAAGTACCATCACAAGTATCAATCGTTATGAAGGTTCGGATATTTCGGTCGGAATCCGGTTGTTTATGGACGTAATTGAAGAGTAA
- a CDS encoding sigma-70 family RNA polymerase sigma factor, with the protein MKSKLGFFTNYKGKSSEELMVLVQNGDHRAFSVIYDRYAGRIKAFFLRMLWQEEALAEDQVHDLFAKLIEKPELFKQGFAFEPWVFRIAINMCKNMYRKRQFQREYLAHLESEGIEFSTIDQKIDLEVKRDALSRALDQLDEDKRELFLLRFQQEMSINQLAAHYEVSEGTIKSRLFYIKKGLTETLMHLKR; encoded by the coding sequence TTGAAGAGTAAGTTGGGATTCTTTACCAACTATAAAGGCAAGTCATCAGAAGAGCTGATGGTCCTCGTGCAAAACGGGGACCATCGGGCTTTTTCGGTGATTTATGACCGTTATGCAGGCCGGATAAAGGCCTTCTTCCTAAGGATGCTCTGGCAGGAAGAAGCATTGGCAGAAGATCAAGTACACGATCTCTTTGCCAAGTTGATTGAAAAGCCTGAATTGTTCAAGCAAGGTTTTGCGTTTGAACCATGGGTATTTCGGATTGCGATCAATATGTGTAAAAATATGTATCGAAAGCGCCAATTCCAGAGAGAGTACCTGGCCCATTTGGAGTCTGAAGGCATTGAATTTTCTACGATTGATCAGAAAATAGATTTGGAAGTAAAGCGCGATGCCCTTTCGCGTGCCCTTGATCAACTGGATGAAGATAAACGTGAACTTTTCCTACTTCGTTTTCAACAAGAAATGAGTATCAATCAATTGGCCGCGCACTATGAAGTTTCCGAGGGAACGATTAAGTCCAGGTTGTTTTATATTAAAAAAGGATTGACCGAAACCCTGATGCACCTAAAGAGATAA
- a CDS encoding homocysteine S-methyltransferase family protein: MNIRELVKQRILVLDGAMGTMIQRHKLEEEDFRNDRLKDHTLPLKGNNDLLSITQPEIIKDIHRQYFQAGADIAETNTFSSTSIAQEDYGLQAEEWVYELNFQSAKIAKEVAIEFRETEPEKPRFVAGSMGPTNKTASLSPDVNDPGFRAVSFEDLRTAYLLQARALVEGGSDLLLVETVFDTLNAKAALKAIEELKFERGIDIPIMVSGTITDASGRTLSGQTTEAFLISLSHIDMFSIGLNCALGARQLQPYLEILSNEAAYNVSAHPNAGLPNEFGEYDETPEQMAEQINEYLKAGAVNVVGGCCGTTPDHIAAIANVASKYQPRVFQNHHEAVEAH, translated from the coding sequence ATGAATATTAGGGAACTGGTTAAGCAGCGAATTTTAGTGCTCGATGGTGCCATGGGTACCATGATCCAGCGTCATAAACTGGAAGAAGAAGATTTCAGGAATGATAGGTTAAAGGATCACACTTTGCCTTTAAAAGGGAATAATGACTTACTATCCATCACACAACCTGAAATTATCAAAGATATCCATCGGCAATATTTTCAGGCAGGTGCGGACATAGCAGAAACCAATACTTTTAGCTCTACTTCCATTGCACAAGAAGATTATGGCTTGCAAGCTGAGGAGTGGGTTTATGAATTGAACTTTCAATCGGCAAAGATTGCGAAAGAAGTAGCTATTGAGTTCAGAGAAACAGAACCTGAGAAGCCTAGGTTTGTAGCTGGATCCATGGGGCCTACAAATAAGACCGCATCACTTTCTCCGGATGTGAATGACCCTGGATTCAGAGCGGTTTCATTCGAAGATTTAAGAACGGCCTACTTGTTGCAAGCAAGGGCATTAGTAGAAGGGGGATCAGATCTCCTGTTGGTTGAAACGGTTTTCGATACACTTAACGCTAAAGCTGCGCTAAAAGCGATTGAGGAATTGAAATTTGAAAGAGGAATAGATATCCCTATAATGGTATCTGGGACCATTACAGACGCCAGTGGAAGAACGCTATCTGGACAAACAACTGAAGCATTTTTGATCTCGCTTTCACATATTGACATGTTTAGCATTGGATTGAATTGTGCGTTAGGTGCACGCCAATTACAACCTTATTTGGAAATTCTTAGCAACGAAGCCGCCTACAATGTCAGTGCGCACCCCAATGCTGGGTTACCCAATGAATTCGGGGAGTATGACGAAACTCCTGAACAGATGGCAGAACAAATCAATGAATATTTGAAGGCAGGGGCGGTTAATGTCGTTGGTGGCTGTTGCGGTACAACCCCGGACCATATTGCAGCTATTGCCAATGTGGCATCGAAATACCAACCACGCGTTTTCCAGAATCACCATGAAGCAGTAGAAGCCCATTAA